TTAAAGCCGATATTTCCCGCGACATGGCGATGGATGAATATCGCCAGTTACAGCAAAAAGTTCAGGCGGAAGCCGCCGCCTTGCAGCAATCGATGCAGCAGGCGGGGCAGGCGGTTGATGCCGGTGTGCAAGAGATCAATCAGTCCGTTGCCAGCCCGCTTCCTGTCAAATCAACTAAGGCGTTACCCGAATCCTGATGAGCAGCAGCGAGAGTTTTATCTCCCATCTTATCGAATTGCGTAAGCGTTTGATGAACGCTGGTATCGCACTGCTGTTGGTGTTTATCTGTCTGTTCCCGTGGGCCTCTGATCTCTACGCCCTGCTGGCCCAGCCGCTGCTGGCTAAATTGCCCAAAGGCGGACAGATGATTGCAACCGATGTCACGACGCCGTTTTTCGTGCCGCTCAAAGTCGCGTTGATGGCGTCATTTTTAATCGCGTTGCCCTATATTTTGTATCAGGTCTGGCGCTTCGTTGCCCCCGGTCTGTACGAGCACGAAAAGCGTATGATTGTGCCGCTGATCTTCGCCAGCACCGTGCTGTTTTTTTGCGGTATGAGTTTT
Above is a window of Gallionella capsiferriformans ES-2 DNA encoding:
- the tatB gene encoding Sec-independent protein translocase protein TatB: MFDFSFAELMVVMVVALVVIGPERLPKVARTLGHLYGRAQRYVNGVKADISRDMAMDEYRQLQQKVQAEAAALQQSMQQAGQAVDAGVQEINQSVASPLPVKSTKALPES